In Paeniglutamicibacter kerguelensis, one genomic interval encodes:
- a CDS encoding YaaA family protein, whose translation MLILLPPSEGKQPASSGEPFNADALQFPELNAHRHQLLDVLAEVSRGGDALEVLGVGKSLVEEVTRNIQLHREPAAAAHSVYTGVLFEALGYDRLDANQQRLADRSILVISALWGAVGFADRIPAYRLSMSVKLPEIGKLASWWKPKLTPVLNERAAGELVVDCRSSTYAAAWVPAPGQTVGVSVFQLRGGVRKVVSHFAKHTRGELAAHLLTRGTEVATPEELLAAARERWEAELVPGTARKAHQLNIILPEDHAFRAVG comes from the coding sequence GTGCTGATCTTGCTTCCGCCCTCCGAGGGCAAACAACCCGCTTCAAGCGGCGAACCGTTCAATGCAGATGCCCTGCAGTTCCCGGAACTGAACGCGCATCGCCACCAGCTCCTGGACGTGCTGGCCGAGGTCTCACGCGGCGGGGATGCCCTCGAGGTGCTCGGCGTGGGCAAGTCGCTGGTCGAGGAGGTCACCCGCAACATCCAGCTGCACAGGGAGCCTGCGGCCGCCGCACACTCGGTCTACACCGGGGTACTCTTTGAGGCGCTGGGCTACGACAGGCTCGATGCCAACCAGCAGCGCTTGGCGGACCGAAGCATCCTGGTGATCTCCGCGCTCTGGGGTGCCGTCGGCTTCGCGGACCGGATCCCGGCGTACAGGTTGTCGATGTCGGTGAAGCTGCCGGAAATCGGCAAGCTCGCCAGCTGGTGGAAGCCGAAGCTGACCCCTGTGCTCAACGAACGGGCCGCCGGCGAACTGGTGGTCGATTGCCGTTCCAGCACCTATGCGGCGGCTTGGGTCCCCGCCCCCGGGCAGACGGTCGGTGTTTCGGTGTTCCAGCTGCGTGGCGGGGTGCGCAAGGTCGTTTCCCACTTTGCCAAGCACACTCGCGGCGAGCTGGCTGCGCACCTGCTCACCCGCGGCACCGAGGTGGCAACGCCCGAGGAGTTGCTGGCGGCGGCGCGGGAACGCTGGGAGGCGGAACTCGTGCCGGGCACCGCACGCAAGGCGCACCAGCTGAACATCATCCTGCCCGAGGACCACGCGTTCAGGGCCGTGGGCTAG
- a CDS encoding alpha/beta hydrolase family protein, protein MTPIEISCADGYILRGHLFEPAAPDGPAKGVVVIASATGVLSTYYHRYAAFLAGHGFTAITFDYRGIGASAPESLKGFTVRWHDWGYRDIDAVLAWARTNHPGLPLHYVGHSFGGFGVGLARESRHLTRILTVGAQHAHWRDYAPGHRAGFLCRWHLAMPLAALRHGYFPGRQRGWLEDLPRGVALDWARSRRDFTAVRQREAGANMRRHQRELTAQILAVAATDDPFATPRAMRRALAYTPNARHQLARISPQELDQPELGHFALFHARFADTFWVDTLAWLGGGLNPWAHPLESSPSAEPPDISTPAFCDRPHRPVTPNPALND, encoded by the coding sequence GTGACACCTATCGAAATCTCCTGCGCCGACGGGTACATCCTGCGTGGGCACCTATTCGAACCGGCCGCCCCGGACGGGCCTGCCAAGGGAGTTGTCGTCATCGCCAGTGCCACCGGGGTGCTGTCCACCTACTACCACCGCTACGCGGCATTCCTGGCTGGGCACGGATTCACCGCCATCACCTTTGACTACCGCGGCATTGGCGCCTCCGCGCCCGAAAGCCTCAAGGGATTCACGGTCCGCTGGCACGACTGGGGCTACCGAGACATCGATGCGGTGCTCGCCTGGGCCCGCACAAACCATCCGGGCCTGCCCCTGCATTATGTCGGCCACAGCTTCGGCGGCTTTGGTGTGGGGCTCGCCAGGGAGTCCAGACACCTCACCAGGATTCTCACGGTTGGGGCGCAGCACGCCCATTGGCGCGACTACGCGCCCGGGCACCGCGCGGGATTCTTGTGCCGCTGGCACCTGGCCATGCCCTTGGCCGCGTTGCGCCATGGGTATTTTCCCGGCAGGCAACGTGGCTGGCTGGAAGACCTGCCCCGGGGGGTGGCGCTGGACTGGGCGCGCAGCCGAAGGGATTTCACCGCGGTGCGCCAGAGGGAAGCAGGCGCCAACATGCGGCGGCACCAACGGGAGCTGACCGCCCAGATCCTCGCCGTGGCCGCAACCGATGATCCCTTCGCCACGCCGCGTGCCATGCGGAGGGCCCTGGCCTACACGCCAAATGCGCGGCACCAACTGGCCAGGATTTCCCCGCAGGAACTGGACCAGCCGGAACTCGGGCATTTCGCGTTGTTCCACGCGCGCTTTGCCGACACCTTCTGGGTCGACACGCTCGCGTGGCTGGGCGGCGGCTTGAACCCGTGGGCCCACCCGCTTGAATCGTCGCCCTCGGCCGAGCCGCCGGATATTTCGACGCCAGCATTCTGTGATCGACCTCACCGGCCGGTGACGCCGAACCCCGCGCTCAACGACTAG
- a CDS encoding glyceraldehyde-3-phosphate dehydrogenase, with the protein MTQQSVAALQEWSGREELAEAMIPLIGRLYRNNNVVTSIYGRKLINQSAINILKAHRVVRRIEGEELSIEQTMPLLQAIDSLNVGAVSIDLGRMNKKFVESGSTDLVAFLTEELGEKVGQAGATDAEPTDVVLYGFGRIGRLLARILIERGGYGLRLRAIVVRKGSDDDIVKRASLLRRDSVHGPFDGSITVDEEKNTILANGTLIQVIYSNDPATVDYTEFGINNAIVVDNTGRWRDEAGLSQHLQAKGVSRVLLTAPGKGNLKNIVHGINHTDITADDKIITAASCTTNAITPVLKALNDRFGVVHGHVETVHSFTNDQNLIDNFHKGERRGRSAALNMVITETGAAKAVAKALPELEGKLTGNAIRVPTPDVSMAILNLNLEMATDKEELNNFLRQTSLGAELHKQIDYIDSPEVVSTDFVGSRRAGIVDGLATIATGKNAVVYVWYDNEFGYSCQVVRVIETMAGTHPVAVPAIAATQTLSV; encoded by the coding sequence GTGACCCAGCAGTCTGTCGCAGCCCTACAGGAATGGAGCGGGCGCGAAGAGCTCGCCGAGGCCATGATTCCGTTGATCGGTCGCCTGTACCGCAACAACAACGTGGTGACCTCCATCTACGGCCGCAAGCTGATCAACCAGTCGGCCATCAACATCCTCAAGGCACACCGCGTGGTCCGCCGCATCGAGGGTGAAGAGCTCTCCATCGAGCAGACGATGCCGCTGTTGCAGGCCATCGACTCCCTGAACGTCGGCGCCGTCTCCATCGACCTCGGCCGCATGAACAAGAAGTTCGTCGAATCCGGTTCCACGGACCTCGTTGCCTTCCTCACCGAGGAACTGGGCGAAAAGGTCGGCCAGGCCGGCGCCACCGACGCCGAGCCGACCGACGTCGTGCTCTACGGCTTCGGCCGCATTGGCCGCCTGCTGGCGCGCATCCTCATCGAACGCGGCGGCTACGGCCTGCGCCTGCGCGCCATTGTCGTGCGCAAGGGTTCCGACGACGACATCGTCAAGCGCGCCTCGCTGCTGCGCCGCGATTCGGTCCACGGCCCGTTCGATGGCTCGATCACCGTGGATGAGGAAAAGAACACCATCCTCGCCAACGGCACGCTGATCCAGGTCATCTACTCGAACGACCCGGCCACCGTCGACTACACCGAATTCGGCATCAACAACGCGATCGTCGTCGACAACACCGGCCGCTGGCGCGACGAGGCCGGCTTGTCCCAGCACCTGCAGGCCAAGGGCGTTTCCCGCGTCCTACTCACCGCACCGGGCAAGGGCAACCTGAAGAACATCGTCCACGGCATCAACCACACGGACATCACGGCCGATGACAAGATCATCACCGCCGCATCCTGCACAACCAACGCCATCACCCCGGTGCTCAAGGCGCTCAACGACCGCTTCGGCGTGGTGCACGGACATGTCGAGACGGTCCACTCGTTCACCAACGACCAGAACCTGATCGACAACTTCCACAAGGGCGAGCGCCGCGGCCGTTCAGCGGCGCTGAACATGGTCATCACCGAGACCGGTGCCGCCAAGGCAGTTGCCAAGGCCCTTCCGGAACTCGAAGGCAAGCTCACCGGCAACGCCATCCGCGTCCCGACCCCGGACGTATCCATGGCGATCCTGAACCTGAACCTGGAAATGGCCACGGACAAGGAAGAGCTGAACAACTTCCTGCGCCAGACCTCGCTGGGTGCCGAGCTGCACAAGCAGATCGACTACATCGATTCGCCCGAGGTCGTCTCCACCGACTTCGTCGGCTCGCGCCGCGCCGGCATCGTTGACGGCCTGGCCACCATCGCCACCGGCAAGAACGCCGTCGTCTACGTCTGGTACGACAACGAATTCGGCTACTCCTGCCAGGTGGTCCGCGTCATCGAAACGATGGCCGGCACCCACCCGGTGGCCGTTCCGGCCATCGCCGCAACCCAGACCCTCAGCGTCTAG
- a CDS encoding acyltransferase domain-containing protein, translating to MTVTHGPEVAAAILDLCAIPAADRQACTLMLGTPADSGTQRALESIDARWGDAAAPELKHLDGVDEQRWIEAILRFAPVAAERLERSGVSPAVIEATFADIGKQMELHRRTYGGFGMDTWWWLVLHLSGLLFRLGRLQFHLHRETAKGPWVIGLHIPEDGPLDPASVDESLALAAVFFARQFPDARIDHASCDSWLLDPHLSAGLPASNMAKFAARFSNVELRNEPKDALYFTFRAPADAEPTTLPRESSLQRLVLERIDAGGTWQVGKGVCAWPESGA from the coding sequence ATGACCGTCACCCATGGCCCTGAAGTTGCAGCCGCAATCCTCGACCTGTGCGCGATCCCGGCCGCCGACCGGCAGGCCTGCACCCTGATGCTGGGCACGCCGGCCGACTCCGGAACGCAGCGCGCCCTGGAATCCATCGACGCCCGCTGGGGCGATGCCGCGGCGCCGGAGCTCAAGCATCTCGACGGGGTCGACGAGCAGCGGTGGATCGAGGCCATCCTCCGCTTCGCCCCCGTGGCGGCCGAACGCCTGGAGCGCTCCGGCGTCTCCCCCGCGGTGATCGAGGCGACGTTCGCCGACATCGGCAAGCAGATGGAGCTGCACCGGCGGACCTACGGGGGCTTCGGGATGGACACCTGGTGGTGGCTGGTGCTGCACCTCTCCGGATTGCTCTTCCGGCTGGGGCGCCTGCAATTCCACCTGCACCGCGAGACGGCCAAGGGCCCGTGGGTCATCGGCCTGCACATTCCCGAGGACGGTCCGCTGGACCCGGCCTCGGTGGACGAGTCCCTGGCACTGGCGGCGGTGTTCTTTGCGCGCCAATTCCCCGACGCCCGGATCGACCACGCCTCTTGCGACTCCTGGCTGCTGGATCCGCACCTTTCAGCGGGCCTTCCGGCATCGAACATGGCGAAATTCGCCGCGCGGTTCTCCAACGTGGAGCTGCGCAACGAACCCAAGGACGCGCTCTACTTCACGTTCCGGGCGCCCGCGGACGCGGAACCGACGACGTTGCCGCGCGAATCCTCGCTGCAGCGCCTGGTGCTCGAGCGCATCGACGCCGGCGGCACCTGGCAGGTCGGCAAGGGCGTCTGCGCGTGGCCCGAGTCCGGCGCCTGA
- the def gene encoding peptide deformylase: MSIRPVTIYGEPVLHTRAKEVTEFNDELRELIADMFETMDAANAVGLAAPQVGVGLRIFTYEYEHEDNAPTRGVVVNPRLTLSKVSQANPDPDDDVEGCLSAPALNFPLKRAEFARVEGFDGDGNPVSFDATGWFARIMQHEYDHLDGYLYVDKLNDKWAKRWKKAKKSLEWGVPGLTWLPGTDEDPFGH; the protein is encoded by the coding sequence TTGAGCATCCGTCCAGTCACCATCTACGGCGAACCCGTGCTGCACACCCGTGCCAAGGAAGTCACGGAGTTCAACGACGAGCTGCGCGAACTGATCGCCGACATGTTCGAGACCATGGACGCGGCCAACGCCGTGGGCCTTGCCGCCCCGCAGGTGGGCGTCGGACTGCGCATCTTCACCTACGAGTACGAGCACGAGGACAACGCGCCGACCCGCGGCGTCGTGGTCAATCCGCGCCTCACGCTCTCGAAGGTTTCCCAGGCCAACCCGGACCCGGATGACGACGTCGAGGGCTGCCTCTCGGCCCCCGCGCTGAACTTCCCGCTCAAGCGCGCCGAGTTCGCCCGCGTGGAGGGCTTCGACGGCGACGGCAACCCGGTCTCCTTCGACGCCACCGGCTGGTTCGCGCGCATCATGCAACACGAGTACGACCACCTGGACGGTTACCTGTACGTGGACAAGCTCAACGACAAGTGGGCCAAGCGCTGGAAGAAGGCCAAGAAGTCCCTCGAATGGGGCGTTCCGGGGCTGACCTGGCTGCCGGGCACCGACGAGGACCCGTTCGGGCACTAG
- a CDS encoding acyl-CoA dehydrogenase family protein, with product MKRTLFEEDHEHFRELATEFNVRELSPHYAKWDAAHQMPRSMWSAAGEAGLLGLAIPEEFGGMGIDDYRFRTVMDEEFVAAGHLGVALAFHLHDDLVLPYLLNYGSDELKTKWLPGMADGSIVTSCALTEPGCGSDLRGVRTKAVRDGDDWLVTGQKTFIGNGVTGDASVVLARTDGGTGRGNADSYSLFMVGKAEGYTPGNQLDKMGVKASDTAELFFDEVRVPGADLIGELGAGLRYVKEQLPQARLAIAVAASAVARASYNQALQYATDRHAFGDSLLQFQNTRFVLADLLTEVEVTEGYVDRAVLAFNDGELDEIEAAQVKLWASERAKSVSDRALQIHGGYGYILEYPIAQSFLAARLLTIFGGTSEIMRESIGRSLGTGS from the coding sequence ATGAAACGCACACTCTTCGAAGAAGACCACGAGCATTTCCGCGAACTTGCCACCGAGTTCAACGTCCGTGAGCTCTCCCCGCACTACGCAAAATGGGACGCCGCACACCAGATGCCGCGCAGCATGTGGAGCGCCGCCGGCGAGGCGGGCCTGCTGGGCCTGGCCATCCCCGAGGAATTCGGCGGCATGGGCATCGACGACTACCGCTTCCGCACGGTGATGGACGAGGAATTCGTTGCCGCCGGCCACCTGGGTGTCGCCCTGGCCTTCCACCTGCACGACGACCTGGTGCTCCCCTACCTTCTGAACTACGGCTCGGACGAGCTGAAGACCAAGTGGCTGCCCGGCATGGCCGACGGCTCCATCGTCACTTCCTGTGCCCTGACCGAACCCGGCTGCGGATCCGACCTGCGCGGCGTGCGCACCAAGGCGGTCCGCGACGGCGATGACTGGCTGGTCACCGGCCAGAAGACGTTCATCGGCAACGGTGTCACCGGCGACGCCTCGGTGGTGCTGGCCCGCACCGACGGCGGCACCGGCCGCGGCAACGCCGACTCCTATTCCCTGTTCATGGTGGGCAAGGCCGAGGGCTACACCCCGGGCAACCAGCTGGACAAGATGGGTGTGAAGGCCTCGGACACCGCCGAGCTCTTCTTCGACGAGGTTCGGGTGCCGGGTGCCGACCTGATCGGCGAACTCGGTGCCGGCCTGCGCTACGTGAAGGAACAGCTGCCCCAGGCGCGCCTGGCCATCGCCGTTGCCGCTTCCGCCGTGGCCCGCGCCTCCTACAACCAGGCCCTGCAGTACGCCACGGACCGCCACGCGTTCGGGGACAGCCTGCTGCAGTTCCAGAACACCCGGTTTGTGCTGGCCGACCTGTTGACCGAGGTCGAGGTCACCGAGGGATACGTCGACCGCGCGGTCCTCGCGTTCAACGACGGGGAACTCGATGAGATCGAGGCCGCGCAGGTGAAATTGTGGGCATCCGAGCGTGCAAAGTCGGTCAGCGACCGCGCCCTGCAGATCCACGGCGGCTACGGCTACATCCTCGAGTACCCGATCGCCCAGTCGTTCCTCGCCGCCCGCCTGCTGACGATCTTCGGCGGCACCAGCGAGATCATGCGCGAAAGCATCGGCCGTTCCCTGGGCACGGGGTCCTAG
- the orn gene encoding oligoribonuclease: MPISAEKIVWIDCEMTGLSLEHDALIEVAVLVTDAELNVLGEGVSVVIKPSAEAMDQMNDFVRNMHVASGLIEELDAGLSMEEATKIVMDYIRSYAPEANKALLAGNSVGTDKTFLVRDMPQVIDHLHYRILDVSTIKELARRWYPRAFFQAPAKTGNHRALGDIKDSIDELKYYRAAVMVPAPGPDSAEAKAIAARIVAEKPAD, translated from the coding sequence GTGCCTATTTCAGCTGAAAAAATTGTATGGATCGACTGCGAGATGACGGGCCTGAGCCTGGAACACGACGCCTTGATCGAAGTTGCGGTCCTGGTGACCGATGCGGAACTAAACGTCCTCGGTGAGGGTGTCAGCGTGGTGATCAAGCCGTCGGCCGAGGCCATGGACCAGATGAACGACTTCGTGCGCAACATGCACGTGGCAAGCGGGCTGATCGAAGAGCTCGACGCCGGCCTGTCCATGGAAGAAGCGACGAAGATCGTCATGGACTACATCCGCTCCTACGCCCCCGAAGCCAACAAGGCCCTGCTGGCCGGCAACTCGGTCGGAACGGACAAGACCTTCCTGGTGCGCGACATGCCCCAGGTCATCGACCACCTGCACTACCGCATCCTTGATGTCTCCACCATCAAGGAGCTCGCCCGCCGCTGGTACCCGCGAGCCTTCTTCCAGGCACCCGCCAAGACCGGCAACCACCGCGCCCTGGGCGACATCAAGGATTCCATCGACGAATTGAAGTACTACCGGGCCGCCGTCATGGTTCCTGCGCCGGGCCCGGATTCGGCGGAGGCAAAGGCAATCGCCGCACGCATCGTGGCCGAAAAACCCGCCGACTAG
- the mptB gene encoding polyprenol phosphomannose-dependent alpha 1,6 mannosyltransferase MptB, which yields MESKHPADSDGGLPVQPAGKRGGAAGSAVKTPPGTPRGIHLSPLIQGVVGSVMIMLGSLGVGWLASVSPMNRNPLLIAIRTEESGVIASTVVMTLGCWVLFRAWLRMGQQLAGWPEGSLATVRKAVWAWSVPMLFALPIFSRDVFAYIGQGRLVAAGQDPYVDGISTLNNWFQLGADITWAESETPYGPLYLNVEYWVNRLVGTSPDLSVFLFRLVAFAGVILCLVYVPKLAALHKVSGAKAAWISVANPLFLISFVASAHNDAFMVGLALAGTYYAATRRGVLGVVLIAGSIGIKPITLVLLPFIGLLWAGPGASWARIVRYWFYTAGLVLGIMALIGWANGYGFGWLSVMLGTGTGAVMFAPLGALNALLSGALSTIGLPVDWILPLLKLIGRLASVGLVFLLIFKGKSTHLIQRMALAFSALVILSPIIQPWYILWLLPFFAVTGIRDDWQMLWVYFTTAFFIAFGAADQIFIWQFLGDLDPWVKHLSTGISWAAMFYLGFLDPRTRVLFRGLVPVRFGGRHPGKALAAQGSVATGPAALNDPAVLNDPAAAGAEARPEPGREPGHAVTGAGSIATNATATNSAGERPAGNNAAGNAGDHEVPRS from the coding sequence ATGGAGTCGAAACACCCCGCGGATTCCGACGGCGGCCTTCCCGTGCAACCCGCGGGCAAGCGGGGGGGCGCGGCCGGGTCCGCGGTCAAGACGCCCCCGGGAACCCCGCGCGGGATCCACCTTTCCCCGCTGATCCAGGGCGTGGTCGGCTCCGTCATGATCATGCTCGGGTCCCTGGGCGTGGGCTGGCTGGCCAGCGTCTCCCCGATGAACCGCAACCCGTTGCTGATCGCGATCCGCACCGAAGAGTCCGGGGTGATCGCCAGCACCGTGGTGATGACCCTGGGCTGCTGGGTGCTGTTCCGCGCCTGGCTGCGCATGGGGCAACAGCTGGCCGGCTGGCCGGAGGGCTCGCTGGCCACCGTGAGGAAGGCCGTCTGGGCGTGGAGCGTCCCGATGCTCTTTGCGCTGCCGATCTTCAGCCGCGACGTCTTTGCGTACATCGGCCAGGGGCGGCTGGTCGCCGCCGGGCAGGACCCGTATGTCGACGGCATCTCCACGCTCAACAACTGGTTCCAGCTGGGCGCCGACATCACCTGGGCCGAGTCCGAGACCCCGTACGGCCCGCTTTACCTGAACGTCGAGTACTGGGTGAACCGCCTGGTGGGAACCAGCCCGGACCTGTCGGTGTTCCTCTTCAGGCTGGTGGCGTTCGCCGGTGTGATCCTGTGCCTCGTCTACGTGCCGAAACTCGCGGCCCTGCACAAGGTCTCCGGGGCCAAGGCCGCCTGGATCTCGGTGGCAAACCCGCTGTTCCTGATCAGCTTCGTGGCCTCCGCGCACAACGACGCGTTCATGGTGGGCCTGGCGCTGGCCGGCACCTACTACGCGGCTACGCGACGCGGCGTGCTGGGCGTCGTGCTGATTGCAGGTTCAATCGGCATCAAGCCGATCACGTTGGTGCTGCTGCCGTTCATCGGGCTGCTCTGGGCCGGGCCGGGCGCCAGCTGGGCCCGGATCGTGCGCTACTGGTTCTACACCGCCGGGCTGGTGCTGGGCATCATGGCGCTGATCGGCTGGGCCAACGGCTACGGCTTCGGGTGGCTTTCGGTCATGCTGGGCACCGGCACCGGTGCCGTGATGTTCGCCCCGCTGGGTGCGCTGAACGCGCTGCTGTCCGGGGCGCTGTCCACGATCGGCCTGCCCGTGGACTGGATCCTGCCGCTGCTCAAGCTCATCGGCCGGCTGGCCTCCGTGGGACTGGTGTTCCTGCTGATCTTCAAGGGCAAGTCGACCCACCTGATCCAGCGCATGGCGCTGGCCTTCTCCGCGCTGGTGATCCTCTCGCCGATCATCCAGCCCTGGTACATCCTGTGGCTGCTGCCGTTCTTCGCCGTCACCGGCATCCGCGACGACTGGCAGATGCTCTGGGTCTACTTCACCACCGCGTTCTTCATTGCCTTCGGCGCCGCCGACCAGATCTTCATTTGGCAGTTCCTCGGGGACCTCGACCCGTGGGTCAAGCACCTCTCGACCGGCATTTCCTGGGCCGCGATGTTCTACCTGGGGTTCCTTGACCCGCGCACGCGGGTGCTGTTCCGGGGGCTGGTTCCGGTGCGGTTCGGCGGACGCCACCCCGGCAAGGCGCTGGCCGCCCAGGGGTCCGTGGCGACCGGTCCGGCCGCGTTGAATGATCCGGCCGTGTTGAATGATCCGGCCGCGGCCGGTGCGGAAGCGCGTCCCGAACCGGGCCGGGAGCCGGGCCACGCGGTCACGGGGGCGGGCTCCATCGCAACGAACGCCACCGCAACGAACTCCGCGGGGGAGCGCCCCGCCGGAAACAACGCCGCGGGGAATGCCGGGGATCACGAGGTGCCCCGATCGTAG
- the mptB gene encoding polyprenol phosphomannose-dependent alpha 1,6 mannosyltransferase MptB, producing the protein MRERSARIPLLRHLTGGGENSPNIAIGQGLLASLMVMVGSWGVGWIPSSQESILSRSRFLLPLRVETLGVVICTLLLALGSMLLFRAWLRLRQRTRAADAQPLRVLRRAIWTWSAPLFLSFPILSQDVYSYLGQGRLMHAGRSPYQDWVSQLPGWFAQGADSLWAESSSPYGPLFLMYARFTYFVSGGVPEYGVAMMRLVAVAGVALCLYAIPRLAEHTGGDGAWALWISVANPLFLLNMVGGVHNDGLMAGGVLLGFLLVFRKKHVLGVLVAALAVAIKPIVVLVLPFLGLAMVPRDAGLGAKIRAWLLTGAIAGAVMALLGWASGLWFGWIAAMANAGGAAFPYAPVGLLGMLIGWIGSLFGGDLQAIAGVVFTIFMLLSLVLVFFLAIRNPAGEPLLYAGYALGAAVVLAPIIQPWYLLWLIPFFSLGRRYPVKWERTLYVLCLVLVLAGVVDQLSVGQWISLTWVRILAAIAGLAYMGYLVFIDPKTASMFGADPRRPRGAPTVHPKSSKRLKTKRPKPRRNEATGS; encoded by the coding sequence GTGCGCGAACGCAGCGCGCGGATTCCCTTGCTGCGCCACCTCACCGGCGGCGGGGAAAACAGCCCGAACATCGCGATCGGGCAGGGACTGCTTGCCTCGCTGATGGTGATGGTCGGGTCCTGGGGCGTGGGCTGGATCCCGAGTTCCCAGGAATCGATCCTGTCCCGCTCCAGGTTCCTGCTGCCGCTGCGCGTGGAAACGCTCGGCGTGGTCATCTGCACGCTGCTGCTCGCGCTGGGCTCCATGCTGCTCTTTCGCGCCTGGCTGCGGCTGCGCCAGCGGACCCGGGCCGCCGACGCCCAACCCCTGCGCGTGCTGCGCCGGGCCATCTGGACCTGGTCGGCCCCGCTCTTCCTTTCCTTCCCGATCCTCTCGCAGGACGTGTACTCCTACCTGGGGCAGGGCCGGCTCATGCACGCGGGCCGCTCCCCGTACCAGGACTGGGTGTCACAGCTTCCCGGCTGGTTCGCCCAGGGGGCCGATTCGCTCTGGGCCGAGTCTTCGTCCCCGTACGGCCCGCTCTTCCTGATGTACGCGCGGTTCACCTACTTCGTCTCCGGCGGGGTGCCCGAATACGGCGTCGCCATGATGCGCCTGGTGGCCGTCGCCGGCGTCGCCCTGTGCCTGTACGCGATTCCGCGGCTGGCCGAACACACCGGCGGCGACGGCGCCTGGGCGCTGTGGATTTCCGTGGCCAACCCGCTGTTCCTGCTGAACATGGTCGGCGGCGTGCACAACGACGGGCTGATGGCCGGCGGGGTGCTGCTCGGCTTCCTGCTGGTCTTCCGCAAGAAGCACGTGCTCGGGGTGCTTGTCGCCGCGCTGGCCGTGGCCATCAAGCCGATCGTGGTGCTGGTGCTTCCGTTCCTGGGCCTGGCGATGGTGCCGCGCGACGCGGGACTGGGCGCGAAGATCCGTGCCTGGCTGCTCACCGGCGCGATCGCCGGTGCGGTGATGGCGCTGCTGGGCTGGGCCTCGGGATTGTGGTTCGGCTGGATTGCGGCGATGGCAAATGCGGGCGGCGCCGCGTTCCCCTATGCGCCCGTCGGGCTGCTGGGCATGCTCATCGGGTGGATCGGCTCGCTGTTCGGCGGGGACCTGCAGGCGATTGCCGGGGTGGTCTTCACGATCTTCATGCTGCTCTCGCTGGTGCTGGTGTTCTTCCTGGCCATCAGGAATCCGGCCGGCGAGCCGCTGCTCTACGCCGGCTACGCGCTCGGTGCCGCGGTGGTGCTGGCCCCGATCATCCAGCCCTGGTACCTGCTCTGGCTGATCCCGTTCTTCTCCCTCGGCCGCCGGTACCCGGTGAAATGGGAGCGCACACTGTACGTGCTGTGCCTGGTGCTGGTGCTTGCGGGCGTGGTCGACCAGCTGTCGGTGGGGCAGTGGATCTCGCTGACGTGGGTCCGCATCCTTGCCGCGATCGCCGGCCTGGCCTACATGGGCTACCTGGTCTTCATCGACCCGAAGACAGCCAGCATGTTCGGCGCGGACCCGCGCCGGCCCCGCGGTGCGCCGACCGTGCACCCCAAGAGTTCCAAACGACTTAAAACCAAACGACCAAAACCCAGAAGAAACGAGGCAACCGGATCGTGA